One Siniperca chuatsi isolate FFG_IHB_CAS linkage group LG8, ASM2008510v1, whole genome shotgun sequence DNA segment encodes these proteins:
- the LOC122880410 gene encoding protocadherin-10-like isoform X3, with protein MDGVLSQIRYSVPEEADHGTLVGNIAEDLGLDLTKLASRRFQVVPSSRTPYLEVNLENGVLFVNEKIDREQICKQSASCQLNMEVFLENPLELFRVEIEVVDINDNPPNFPETDITVEISESATPGTRFPLESAFDPDVGSNALRTYDITTNNYFYLDVQTQTDGNKFAELVLEKPLDREQQAAHRYVLTAVDGGQPPRTGTALLVVKVLDSNDNVPVFDQPVYTVSLSENALAGTLVIQLNATDLDEGLNGEIVYSFSNHISNRVKDLFSIDPRTGRIEVRGEVDFEESSLYQIFVQAKDLGPNAVPAHCKVLVKVTDMNDNAPEITFSTVTESVREKAATGTVIALLSVTDRDAEENGQIHVEILGDVPFKLKSSFRNYFTIVTDGPLNREQVDSYSVTVVARDKGTPSLATSKSIRVQVSDENDNAPTFTQPIYDVYVTENNVPGAYIHAVTALDPDIGHNALISYSILECDIQGMSVKTYVSINEETGYLYALRSFDYEQLKDFTFMVHARDAGTPELSSNATVKVIIVDQNDNAPLVLGPLGKNGTAKEPLPRSAEPGYLVTRIVAMDADDGENARLSYSIQRGNENGMFRMDWRTGELRTARRVSAKRDPNQLYDLLIEVRDHGQPPLSSSASVLVMMVDSVAEGRGGGDRGGTAKAKDGTLDLTLILIIALGSVSFIFLLVMIVLAVRCQKDKKLKIYTCLTSDCCLACSSCCSRQGRARKKKLSKSDIMLVQSAGNVSGAGTAQVPVEESGSFGSHHQNQNYCYQVCLTPESAKTDLMFLKPCSPSRSTDTDHNPCGAIVTGYTDQQPDIISNGSILSNETKHQRGELSYLVDRPRRVNSSAFQEADLVSSKDSGHGDSEQGDSDHDATNRGHSSGADLFSNCTEECKALGHSDRCWMPSFVPSDGRQGPDYRSNLHVPGMDSVPDTERGKGFASSFRVDIPETA; from the exons ATGG ATGGAGTGCTCTCTCAGATACGCTACTCTGTGCCGGAGGAGGCGGACCATGGCACTTTGGTGGGGAATATCGCCGAGGACCTGGGACTGGACCTTACCAAACTGGCCTCCCGCCGCTTCCAGGTAGTGCCCAGCTCTCGGACACCGTACCTGGAGGTGAACCTGGAGAACGGCGTCTTGTTCGTCAACGAAAAAATCGACCGGGAGCAGATCTGCAAGCAGAGCGCCAGCTGTCAGCTCAACATGGAAGTGTTCTTGGAGAACCCACTGGAGCTGTTTAGGGTCGAAATCGAGGTGGTGGACATTAACGACAACCCGCCGAACTTTCCGGAGACAGACATCACGGTGGAGATCTCAGAAAGCGCCACCCCGGGCACCCGTTTCCCCCTGGAGAGCGCGTTCGACCCGGACGTGGGCTCTAACGCTTTACGCACGTATGATATCACCACTAATAACTACTTTTACCTGGACGTGCAGACCCAAACGGACGGAAACAAGTTCGCGGAACTGGTCCTGGAGAAGCCGCTGGACCGGGAGCAGCAGGCGGCGCACAGGTACGTCCTGACCGCGGTGGACGGCGGCCAGCCTCCCCGTACTGGCACCGCGCTGCTGGTGGTCAAAGTGCTGGACTCTAACGATAACGTGCCGGTGTTTGACCAGCCCGTCTACACGGTGAGCCTCTCGGAGAACGCACTGGCTGGCACGCTGGTTATACAGCTGAATGCCACCGACCTGGACGAGGGGTTAAACGGAGAAATAGTTTATTCCTTCAGTAACCACATATCCAACCGCGTAAAGGACCTGTTCAGCATAGACCCGCGTACCGGGCGCATCGAGGTGCGCGGAGAGGTGGATTTCGAGGAGAGCAGCCTGTATCAGATCTTTGTCCAGGCCAAGGATCTGGGGCCAAACGCTGTGCCCGCACATTGCAAAGTGCTGGTCAAAGTCACCGACATGAACGACAATGCACCGGAGATCACCTTCAGCACTGTCACTGAGTCGGTGAGAGAAAAGGCGGCTACCGGTACCGTAATCGCGCTGCTGAGTGTGACGGACCGGGACGCAGAGGAGAACGGACAGATCCACGTGGAAATCCTCGGTGATGTCCCGTTCAAATTAAAATCATCGTTTAGGAATTATTTCACCATAGTGACCGACGGGCCGTTGAATCGGGAACAGGTGGACTCCTACTCCGTCACTGTGGTCGCGCGGGATAAAGGCACACCCTCACTCGCCACCAGTAAGTCCATTAGAGTACAGGTGTCAGATGAGAACGACAACGCGCCCACATTTACGCAGCCTATATATGATGTGTATGTGACAGAGAATAACGTGCCAGGGGCGTACATACATGCTGTGACGGCTCTGGACCCGGACATCGGGCATAATGCGCTCATCAGCTACTCAATTTTAGAGTGTGACATCCAGGGCATGTCAGTCAAAACCTATGTGTCCATCAATGAGGAGACAGGATATCTGTATGCACTCAGGTCCTTTGATTATGAGCAGCTGAAGGATTTCACCTTTATGGTCCATGCAAGAGACGCGGGCACCCCGGAGCTCTCCTCCAACGCCACAGTCAAAGTCATCATCGTGGACCAGAATGACAATGCCCCCCTGGTGCTGGGCCCCCTTGGGAAGAATGGCACAGCCAAGGAGCCCCTGCCCCGCTCAGCTGAGCCTGGCTACCTAGTGACCCGCATCGTGGCTATGGACGCGGATGATGGTGAGAATGCTCGGCTGTCCTACAGCATCCAGAGGGGGAATGAGAATGGCATGTTTAGGATGGACTGGAGGACTGGTGAGCTCCGGACAGCGAGGCGGGTGTCGGCCAAGCGAGACCCCAACCAGCTGTACGACCTGCTGATTGAGGTGAGAGACCATGGCCAGCCGCCGCTGTCTTCCAGCGCCAGCGTGCTGGTGATGATGGTGGACAGCGTGGCTGAAGGCCGGGGCGGCGGCGACCGGGGAGGCACTGCCAAGGCCAAAGACGGCACTCTCGACCTCACCCTCATCCTCATCATCGCCCTGGGCTCTGtctccttcatcttcctcctggTCATGATCGTGCTGGCCGTGCGCTGCCAGAAGGACAAAAAGCTCAAAATTTACACCTGCCTGACCAGTGACTGCTGCCTAGCCTGCAGCTCCTGCTGCTCACGGCAGGGCCGGGCCCGCAAGAAAAAGCTCAGCAAGTCGGATATCATGCTGGTGCAAAGCGCCGGTAACGTCAGTGGGGCCGGTACGGCTCAAGTCCCCGTGGAGGAGTCAGGAAGCTTCGGCTCCCACCACCAAAACCAGAACTATTGCTACCAGGTATGTCTGACTCCAGAGTCTGCCAAAACCGACCTCATGTTCCTAAAGCCGTGTAGTCCGTCTAGGAGCACAGACACCGATCACAACCCGTGCGGGGCCATAGTGACAGGGTACACAGACCAGCAGCCTGACATCATATCAAATGGCAGCATTTTATCAAACGAG ACCAAACACCAGCGAGGTGAACTCAGCTACCTGGTTGACAGGCCGAGACGTGTCAACAG TTCAGCATTCCAGGAGGCAGACCTGGTCAGCTCCAAAGACAGCGGCCACGGAGACAGTGAGCAGGGTGACAGCGACCACGACGCCACCAACCGAGGCCATTCCTCCG
- the LOC122880410 gene encoding protocadherin-10-like isoform X4: MIVLLIILCITDGVLSQIRYSVPEEADHGTLVGNIAEDLGLDLTKLASRRFQVVPSSRTPYLEVNLENGVLFVNEKIDREQICKQSASCQLNMEVFLENPLELFRVEIEVVDINDNPPNFPETDITVEISESATPGTRFPLESAFDPDVGSNALRTYDITTNNYFYLDVQTQTDGNKFAELVLEKPLDREQQAAHRYVLTAVDGGQPPRTGTALLVVKVLDSNDNVPVFDQPVYTVSLSENALAGTLVIQLNATDLDEGLNGEIVYSFSNHISNRVKDLFSIDPRTGRIEVRGEVDFEESSLYQIFVQAKDLGPNAVPAHCKVLVKVTDMNDNAPEITFSTVTESVREKAATGTVIALLSVTDRDAEENGQIHVEILGDVPFKLKSSFRNYFTIVTDGPLNREQVDSYSVTVVARDKGTPSLATSKSIRVQVSDENDNAPTFTQPIYDVYVTENNVPGAYIHAVTALDPDIGHNALISYSILECDIQGMSVKTYVSINEETGYLYALRSFDYEQLKDFTFMVHARDAGTPELSSNATVKVIIVDQNDNAPLVLGPLGKNGTAKEPLPRSAEPGYLVTRIVAMDADDGENARLSYSIQRGNENGMFRMDWRTGELRTARRVSAKRDPNQLYDLLIEVRDHGQPPLSSSASVLVMMVDSVAEGRGGGDRGGTAKAKDGTLDLTLILIIALGSVSFIFLLVMIVLAVRCQKDKKLKIYTCLTSDCCLACSSCCSRQGRARKKKLSKSDIMLVQSAGNVSGAGTAQVPVEESGSFGSHHQNQNYCYQTKHQRGELSYLVDRPRRVNSSAFQEADLVSSKDSGHGDSEQGDSDHDATNRGHSSGADLFSNCTEECKALGHSDRCWMPSFVPSDGRQGPDYRSNLHVPGMDSVPDTERGKGFASSFRVDIPETA, from the exons ATGATTGTGCTTTTGATTATCCTGTGTATCACAGATGGAGTGCTCTCTCAGATACGCTACTCTGTGCCGGAGGAGGCGGACCATGGCACTTTGGTGGGGAATATCGCCGAGGACCTGGGACTGGACCTTACCAAACTGGCCTCCCGCCGCTTCCAGGTAGTGCCCAGCTCTCGGACACCGTACCTGGAGGTGAACCTGGAGAACGGCGTCTTGTTCGTCAACGAAAAAATCGACCGGGAGCAGATCTGCAAGCAGAGCGCCAGCTGTCAGCTCAACATGGAAGTGTTCTTGGAGAACCCACTGGAGCTGTTTAGGGTCGAAATCGAGGTGGTGGACATTAACGACAACCCGCCGAACTTTCCGGAGACAGACATCACGGTGGAGATCTCAGAAAGCGCCACCCCGGGCACCCGTTTCCCCCTGGAGAGCGCGTTCGACCCGGACGTGGGCTCTAACGCTTTACGCACGTATGATATCACCACTAATAACTACTTTTACCTGGACGTGCAGACCCAAACGGACGGAAACAAGTTCGCGGAACTGGTCCTGGAGAAGCCGCTGGACCGGGAGCAGCAGGCGGCGCACAGGTACGTCCTGACCGCGGTGGACGGCGGCCAGCCTCCCCGTACTGGCACCGCGCTGCTGGTGGTCAAAGTGCTGGACTCTAACGATAACGTGCCGGTGTTTGACCAGCCCGTCTACACGGTGAGCCTCTCGGAGAACGCACTGGCTGGCACGCTGGTTATACAGCTGAATGCCACCGACCTGGACGAGGGGTTAAACGGAGAAATAGTTTATTCCTTCAGTAACCACATATCCAACCGCGTAAAGGACCTGTTCAGCATAGACCCGCGTACCGGGCGCATCGAGGTGCGCGGAGAGGTGGATTTCGAGGAGAGCAGCCTGTATCAGATCTTTGTCCAGGCCAAGGATCTGGGGCCAAACGCTGTGCCCGCACATTGCAAAGTGCTGGTCAAAGTCACCGACATGAACGACAATGCACCGGAGATCACCTTCAGCACTGTCACTGAGTCGGTGAGAGAAAAGGCGGCTACCGGTACCGTAATCGCGCTGCTGAGTGTGACGGACCGGGACGCAGAGGAGAACGGACAGATCCACGTGGAAATCCTCGGTGATGTCCCGTTCAAATTAAAATCATCGTTTAGGAATTATTTCACCATAGTGACCGACGGGCCGTTGAATCGGGAACAGGTGGACTCCTACTCCGTCACTGTGGTCGCGCGGGATAAAGGCACACCCTCACTCGCCACCAGTAAGTCCATTAGAGTACAGGTGTCAGATGAGAACGACAACGCGCCCACATTTACGCAGCCTATATATGATGTGTATGTGACAGAGAATAACGTGCCAGGGGCGTACATACATGCTGTGACGGCTCTGGACCCGGACATCGGGCATAATGCGCTCATCAGCTACTCAATTTTAGAGTGTGACATCCAGGGCATGTCAGTCAAAACCTATGTGTCCATCAATGAGGAGACAGGATATCTGTATGCACTCAGGTCCTTTGATTATGAGCAGCTGAAGGATTTCACCTTTATGGTCCATGCAAGAGACGCGGGCACCCCGGAGCTCTCCTCCAACGCCACAGTCAAAGTCATCATCGTGGACCAGAATGACAATGCCCCCCTGGTGCTGGGCCCCCTTGGGAAGAATGGCACAGCCAAGGAGCCCCTGCCCCGCTCAGCTGAGCCTGGCTACCTAGTGACCCGCATCGTGGCTATGGACGCGGATGATGGTGAGAATGCTCGGCTGTCCTACAGCATCCAGAGGGGGAATGAGAATGGCATGTTTAGGATGGACTGGAGGACTGGTGAGCTCCGGACAGCGAGGCGGGTGTCGGCCAAGCGAGACCCCAACCAGCTGTACGACCTGCTGATTGAGGTGAGAGACCATGGCCAGCCGCCGCTGTCTTCCAGCGCCAGCGTGCTGGTGATGATGGTGGACAGCGTGGCTGAAGGCCGGGGCGGCGGCGACCGGGGAGGCACTGCCAAGGCCAAAGACGGCACTCTCGACCTCACCCTCATCCTCATCATCGCCCTGGGCTCTGtctccttcatcttcctcctggTCATGATCGTGCTGGCCGTGCGCTGCCAGAAGGACAAAAAGCTCAAAATTTACACCTGCCTGACCAGTGACTGCTGCCTAGCCTGCAGCTCCTGCTGCTCACGGCAGGGCCGGGCCCGCAAGAAAAAGCTCAGCAAGTCGGATATCATGCTGGTGCAAAGCGCCGGTAACGTCAGTGGGGCCGGTACGGCTCAAGTCCCCGTGGAGGAGTCAGGAAGCTTCGGCTCCCACCACCAAAACCAGAACTATTGCTACCAG ACCAAACACCAGCGAGGTGAACTCAGCTACCTGGTTGACAGGCCGAGACGTGTCAACAG TTCAGCATTCCAGGAGGCAGACCTGGTCAGCTCCAAAGACAGCGGCCACGGAGACAGTGAGCAGGGTGACAGCGACCACGACGCCACCAACCGAGGCCATTCCTCCG
- the LOC122880410 gene encoding protocadherin-10-like isoform X2: MIVLLIILCITDGVLSQIRYSVPEEADHGTLVGNIAEDLGLDLTKLASRRFQVVPSSRTPYLEVNLENGVLFVNEKIDREQICKQSASCQLNMEVFLENPLELFRVEIEVVDINDNPPNFPETDITVEISESATPGTRFPLESAFDPDVGSNALRTYDITTNNYFYLDVQTQTDGNKFAELVLEKPLDREQQAAHRYVLTAVDGGQPPRTGTALLVVKVLDSNDNVPVFDQPVYTVSLSENALAGTLVIQLNATDLDEGLNGEIVYSFSNHISNRVKDLFSIDPRTGRIEVRGEVDFEESSLYQIFVQAKDLGPNAVPAHCKVLVKVTDMNDNAPEITFSTVTESVREKAATGTVIALLSVTDRDAEENGQIHVEILGDVPFKLKSSFRNYFTIVTDGPLNREQVDSYSVTVVARDKGTPSLATSKSIRVQVSDENDNAPTFTQPIYDVYVTENNVPGAYIHAVTALDPDIGHNALISYSILECDIQGMSVKTYVSINEETGYLYALRSFDYEQLKDFTFMVHARDAGTPELSSNATVKVIIVDQNDNAPLVLGPLGKNGTAKEPLPRSAEPGYLVTRIVAMDADDGENARLSYSIQRGNENGMFRMDWRTGELRTARRVSAKRDPNQLYDLLIEVRDHGQPPLSSSASVLVMMVDSVAEGRGGGDRGGTAKAKDGTLDLTLILIIALGSVSFIFLLVMIVLAVRCQKDKKLKIYTCLTSDCCLACSSCCSRQGRARKKKLSKSDIMLVQSAGNVSGAGTAQVPVEESGSFGSHHQNQNYCYQVCLTPESAKTDLMFLKPCSPSRSTDTDHNPCGAIVTGYTDQQPDIISNGSILSNETKHQRGELSYLVDRPRRVNSSAFQEADLVSSKDSGHGDSEQGDSDHDATNRGHSSGADLFSNCTEECKALGHSDRCWMPSFVPSDGRQGPDYRSNLHVPGMDSVPDTERGKGFASSFRVDIPETA, translated from the exons ATGATTGTGCTTTTGATTATCCTGTGTATCACAGATGGAGTGCTCTCTCAGATACGCTACTCTGTGCCGGAGGAGGCGGACCATGGCACTTTGGTGGGGAATATCGCCGAGGACCTGGGACTGGACCTTACCAAACTGGCCTCCCGCCGCTTCCAGGTAGTGCCCAGCTCTCGGACACCGTACCTGGAGGTGAACCTGGAGAACGGCGTCTTGTTCGTCAACGAAAAAATCGACCGGGAGCAGATCTGCAAGCAGAGCGCCAGCTGTCAGCTCAACATGGAAGTGTTCTTGGAGAACCCACTGGAGCTGTTTAGGGTCGAAATCGAGGTGGTGGACATTAACGACAACCCGCCGAACTTTCCGGAGACAGACATCACGGTGGAGATCTCAGAAAGCGCCACCCCGGGCACCCGTTTCCCCCTGGAGAGCGCGTTCGACCCGGACGTGGGCTCTAACGCTTTACGCACGTATGATATCACCACTAATAACTACTTTTACCTGGACGTGCAGACCCAAACGGACGGAAACAAGTTCGCGGAACTGGTCCTGGAGAAGCCGCTGGACCGGGAGCAGCAGGCGGCGCACAGGTACGTCCTGACCGCGGTGGACGGCGGCCAGCCTCCCCGTACTGGCACCGCGCTGCTGGTGGTCAAAGTGCTGGACTCTAACGATAACGTGCCGGTGTTTGACCAGCCCGTCTACACGGTGAGCCTCTCGGAGAACGCACTGGCTGGCACGCTGGTTATACAGCTGAATGCCACCGACCTGGACGAGGGGTTAAACGGAGAAATAGTTTATTCCTTCAGTAACCACATATCCAACCGCGTAAAGGACCTGTTCAGCATAGACCCGCGTACCGGGCGCATCGAGGTGCGCGGAGAGGTGGATTTCGAGGAGAGCAGCCTGTATCAGATCTTTGTCCAGGCCAAGGATCTGGGGCCAAACGCTGTGCCCGCACATTGCAAAGTGCTGGTCAAAGTCACCGACATGAACGACAATGCACCGGAGATCACCTTCAGCACTGTCACTGAGTCGGTGAGAGAAAAGGCGGCTACCGGTACCGTAATCGCGCTGCTGAGTGTGACGGACCGGGACGCAGAGGAGAACGGACAGATCCACGTGGAAATCCTCGGTGATGTCCCGTTCAAATTAAAATCATCGTTTAGGAATTATTTCACCATAGTGACCGACGGGCCGTTGAATCGGGAACAGGTGGACTCCTACTCCGTCACTGTGGTCGCGCGGGATAAAGGCACACCCTCACTCGCCACCAGTAAGTCCATTAGAGTACAGGTGTCAGATGAGAACGACAACGCGCCCACATTTACGCAGCCTATATATGATGTGTATGTGACAGAGAATAACGTGCCAGGGGCGTACATACATGCTGTGACGGCTCTGGACCCGGACATCGGGCATAATGCGCTCATCAGCTACTCAATTTTAGAGTGTGACATCCAGGGCATGTCAGTCAAAACCTATGTGTCCATCAATGAGGAGACAGGATATCTGTATGCACTCAGGTCCTTTGATTATGAGCAGCTGAAGGATTTCACCTTTATGGTCCATGCAAGAGACGCGGGCACCCCGGAGCTCTCCTCCAACGCCACAGTCAAAGTCATCATCGTGGACCAGAATGACAATGCCCCCCTGGTGCTGGGCCCCCTTGGGAAGAATGGCACAGCCAAGGAGCCCCTGCCCCGCTCAGCTGAGCCTGGCTACCTAGTGACCCGCATCGTGGCTATGGACGCGGATGATGGTGAGAATGCTCGGCTGTCCTACAGCATCCAGAGGGGGAATGAGAATGGCATGTTTAGGATGGACTGGAGGACTGGTGAGCTCCGGACAGCGAGGCGGGTGTCGGCCAAGCGAGACCCCAACCAGCTGTACGACCTGCTGATTGAGGTGAGAGACCATGGCCAGCCGCCGCTGTCTTCCAGCGCCAGCGTGCTGGTGATGATGGTGGACAGCGTGGCTGAAGGCCGGGGCGGCGGCGACCGGGGAGGCACTGCCAAGGCCAAAGACGGCACTCTCGACCTCACCCTCATCCTCATCATCGCCCTGGGCTCTGtctccttcatcttcctcctggTCATGATCGTGCTGGCCGTGCGCTGCCAGAAGGACAAAAAGCTCAAAATTTACACCTGCCTGACCAGTGACTGCTGCCTAGCCTGCAGCTCCTGCTGCTCACGGCAGGGCCGGGCCCGCAAGAAAAAGCTCAGCAAGTCGGATATCATGCTGGTGCAAAGCGCCGGTAACGTCAGTGGGGCCGGTACGGCTCAAGTCCCCGTGGAGGAGTCAGGAAGCTTCGGCTCCCACCACCAAAACCAGAACTATTGCTACCAGGTATGTCTGACTCCAGAGTCTGCCAAAACCGACCTCATGTTCCTAAAGCCGTGTAGTCCGTCTAGGAGCACAGACACCGATCACAACCCGTGCGGGGCCATAGTGACAGGGTACACAGACCAGCAGCCTGACATCATATCAAATGGCAGCATTTTATCAAACGAG ACCAAACACCAGCGAGGTGAACTCAGCTACCTGGTTGACAGGCCGAGACGTGTCAACAG TTCAGCATTCCAGGAGGCAGACCTGGTCAGCTCCAAAGACAGCGGCCACGGAGACAGTGAGCAGGGTGACAGCGACCACGACGCCACCAACCGAGGCCATTCCTCCG